A single window of Drosophila suzukii chromosome 3, CBGP_Dsuzu_IsoJpt1.0, whole genome shotgun sequence DNA harbors:
- the Prx1 gene encoding peroxiredoxin 2 yields the protein MRMLNLNQVAPDFTTHAVVAGGFRNFSLSDLRGRYVLLVFYPADFSYVCPTELQAFSDRAPEFRNVGCEVLGCSTDSHFVHCAWMNTPRKNGGLGELDIPLLADKNMQIARDYGVLDEATGLALRALFIIDREGRIRQITVNDMGVGRSVDEALRLVQAFQFSDEFGEVCPANWRPGAKTMKADASGKEEYFKYAS from the coding sequence ATGCGGATGCTCAATCTTAACCAAGTGGCTCCTGACTTCACCACCCATGCAGTGGTAGCTGGTGGCTTTCGGAATTTTTCCCTCTCGGATTTGCGGGGCAGATACGTACTTTTGGTATTCTATCCGGCGGACTTCTCCTACGTCTGCCCCACGGAGCTGCAGGCATTTAGCGACAGAGCTCCGGAATTCCGAAACGTGGGCTGTGAGGTCCTGGGCTGTTCGACGGACAGTCACTTTGTGCACTGTGCCTGGATGAATACCCCACGAAAGAACGGGGGTCTGGGGGAGTTGGACATTCCGCTGCTGGCGGACAAGAACATGCAGATTGCCAGGGACTACGGGGTCCTCGATGAGGCCACAGGACTGGCTCTACGCGCCTTGTTCATCATCGATCGTGAGGGACGTATTCGCCAGATCACCGTAAACGACATGGGCGTGGGTCGCAGTGTGGATGAGGCACTGCGTCTGGTCCAGGCCTTCCAGTTCAGCGATGAGTTCGGCGAGGTCTGTCCAGCCAACTGGCGTCCGGGAGCCAAGACCATGAAGGCAGATGCCTCCGGAAAGGAGGAGTACTTCAAGTACGCATCGTAA